CAGCTTCGCCCGAGCCAGGTTCACTTGATGTGCATCCACACCCTGCACACGCCCCCAAACAGGACCGCGATACAGACCTGACGGAGTCCTACTAGGCGGCAGCTACGCCCTCAGCCCTCGGAGGAGATCGTCCACCACCGATTCCTCCCAGTCCGGGCCCATCGGCCGGCCCGCGACGTGATCCGCGTACAGGGATCCGACCACGAGGCTCGTTGCCCGTTCGACATCGGTATCCGCTCGCAGCTCGCCCCGCTCGACACCGGCCCGGAGCACCTCGGCGAAATGAGAGCGGCGCGGCAGCAGCGTGCTCTCCCGGATTCGGGCGAGCAGCTCTCCCGAACTCGGCTCGTCAGCCAGGCAGTTGCCCAGGAGCGCCATACCACCGCTTTCGTAGTACTGCTGGCGCATGGCGCGCAAGTGCGCTACCAGGTCGTCCCGAACACACCCAGTGCCCTCCGGAACATGGCCGACTCGGAGGTACGCCAGCGCCGCGCCGATCATTGCGTCCTTGCTGGCCCAACGCGTGTAGACAGTGACCTTGGAGACACCTGAAACGGCGGCGACGCGATCCATCGACAGCCCGGCAAGACCCTCGGACGCCAGCACTTTGATCGTCGCCTCGAGGACAGCTTGATCCTTGGAGTGATCGCGCGCTCGACCTCGTCGCGCCCGCTGGCCTTCGCCTCTCACGGCACTCACCCTACGCGAGTTGCCGTCGCCCTCTCCACCGAGCACCACCGGCAACCCACCCCCAAGGCTTGACGTCCTCGCCGCGGGATATTTCATTTACTATACGGTTCAGTTTACGATTAGACCATGGGCTCCCCGGCTACGCCTCTGTGCGCGCACTCACCCTCGTAGGGAGTATTTGTGTCAGCCATCCGCCCCGCACCCGACGCACGACAGCCGCGAAACGGCACGCTCGCTGCCACCGCGAGCTCGGTCGCGACGGGCAGTCCCGCACGGCCTTCCACGGCTGTCGCGCCCTGTCTCACTCACCGCCGCATCCGTGAAGAAACGGCCGGCCAGCAGCCACGCGCCGGTGACCGGCGTTCCTTCATCCACCCCGCACCAGCCATCTGAGAGGAACCGCCATGACAGCGGCAACGGGAACCAGGGGAACCGCGGTGATCGCAGACCATTCCATCGAAATCACGGGCAAGGACGTGGCCGCCCTGGGAGAGGTCGCCGCACACTTCAACCCGGGAACAGCCGTCAACGTCACCTATCTCGGCAACGAGTCGCTCTCGGTCCGCATCGAGGCGTGCCGTGCGGCTCGGGGACACGGATTCCGTCCAGTTCCCCACCTCGCGGCTCGGCGCATCACCGGCGAGGCCGAGCTGCGCCAGTTCCTGAGCGCGCTGCGTGAGGTCGGAGCCAACGAGGAGGTGTTCGTGATCGGCGGCGATCCCGCGGAGCCACATGGCCCGTATGGCGACGCGCTCGCCCTGATCCGGACGGGCCTGTTGCAGGAGTACGGCGTCCGTCACGTCGGCATCACGGGTTACCCGGAGGGGCACCCTCACATCGACGACTCGGCCTTGTGGGATGCCTTGGAACACAAGATCGCGGCAGCGACCGAGCAGTCGATGCAGGTGTCGGTGACCACCCAGTTCGGCTTCAACTCCGAGACGGTGATCCAGTGGATCGAACTCGTCCGGGGGCGAGGCATCACCGTGCCGATCCGCGTCGGCGTGCCCGGCCCGGCAAGCATTCAGCGTCTGTTGGGCTACGCCCGCCGGTTCGGGGTGAAGTCGTCGGCGGGAATCGTCGGCAAGTACGGCATCTCGCTGACCCGTCTCGTCGGTTCGGCGGGCCCCGACCGATTCATCGACAGCCTCGCCGGACGGCTCACCCCCGACCACGGCCCGGTTCTCGTGCACTTCTACACCTTCGGCCACCCGGCCGCGACGGCTGCGTGGGTCTCGGCCAGGAAAGAGCGAATCCGATGATCCACACCAACGCTTCGGGCGCGGTGGAGTCACTCGGTCTGCTGCCCGACCATGCCTCGCTGATCGTGCACGGCCCCGACCGCCCCGGTATCGTGGCCGCCGTCGCCGATGTGCTCCGTGATCGCGGCGCCAACATCGTGACCCTCGGCCAGCACAGCGACAATCCCGCCGGCGGCGCGTTCTTCCAGCGCACCGTTTTCCACCTGCCCGGCTTGTCGGCGGCCTTGGCCGAGCTGGAAGCCGGGCTGGACCGCGTCGTACGCGACGGGCTGGGGCTCACCTGGCGGCTCCGCGATCTCTCGACGCCGCTGCGCGTGGGCATCCTGGCGTCGAAGTCCGACCACTGTCTGCTCGAACTGCTGTGGCGACAGCGTCGGGGCGAACTGCCGATCACGGTACCGGCGGTGATCTCCAACCACCCCGACGTGGCCGACCACGTCCGGTTCTTCGGCATCCCCTTCTTCCATGTTCCCAGCGCCGGAGCGGACCGAGAGGGCCCGGAAAAGGAGATGGCCGACCTGCTCGTCGGCAACGTCGATCTCGTCGTACTGGCCCGTTACATGCGTGTTCTGTCGGGGGACTTCCTGAACGACGTCGGCGTACCGGTGATCAACATTCACCATTCGTTCCTGCCCGCGTTCATCGGCGCCGGGCCCTACCGCAAGGCCAAGGAGCGTGGTGTGAAGCTGATCGGCGCCACCGCGCACTACGTCACCGAGGACCTCGACGAGGGCCCGATCATCGAACAGGACG
The nucleotide sequence above comes from Streptomyces sp. NL15-2K. Encoded proteins:
- a CDS encoding TetR/AcrR family transcriptional regulator, translated to MRGEGQRARRGRARDHSKDQAVLEATIKVLASEGLAGLSMDRVAAVSGVSKVTVYTRWASKDAMIGAALAYLRVGHVPEGTGCVRDDLVAHLRAMRQQYYESGGMALLGNCLADEPSSGELLARIRESTLLPRRSHFAEVLRAGVERGELRADTDVERATSLVVGSLYADHVAGRPMGPDWEESVVDDLLRGLRA
- a CDS encoding methylenetetrahydrofolate reductase, with translation MIADHSIEITGKDVAALGEVAAHFNPGTAVNVTYLGNESLSVRIEACRAARGHGFRPVPHLAARRITGEAELRQFLSALREVGANEEVFVIGGDPAEPHGPYGDALALIRTGLLQEYGVRHVGITGYPEGHPHIDDSALWDALEHKIAAATEQSMQVSVTTQFGFNSETVIQWIELVRGRGITVPIRVGVPGPASIQRLLGYARRFGVKSSAGIVGKYGISLTRLVGSAGPDRFIDSLAGRLTPDHGPVLVHFYTFGHPAATAAWVSARKERIR
- the purU gene encoding formyltetrahydrofolate deformylase; translated protein: MIHTNASGAVESLGLLPDHASLIVHGPDRPGIVAAVADVLRDRGANIVTLGQHSDNPAGGAFFQRTVFHLPGLSAALAELEAGLDRVVRDGLGLTWRLRDLSTPLRVGILASKSDHCLLELLWRQRRGELPITVPAVISNHPDVADHVRFFGIPFFHVPSAGADREGPEKEMADLLVGNVDLVVLARYMRVLSGDFLNDVGVPVINIHHSFLPAFIGAGPYRKAKERGVKLIGATAHYVTEDLDEGPIIEQDVVRVSHAESVAELTRRGADVERQVLARAVLWHCQDRVIRHHNHTVVL